ATCTGTTGTTAGATGCAAGTGAACATCGTTGCACTAGTTCTCCTTCAGTCTAACTTGTATCAGAGGTGTGCCATATTTAAGGAGTGTGTCCTGTTTCATGAGTATGTTCCTAGTTTAAGGCTGTGTTCAGGCCAGATAATAAAAGGTCTTTGCTAACATGCAGACTGTCCAGAGGTGTGTaatatgtttgtttctttttagctttaattttgcagatgttttttctataaaatacatttctaagcGAGTCAATCTGTGAGTGATCAAAAGATGATGGAGTATAAGAGACCACTGTAGtgtatttaataaaacaaagaaataatttaaaaatgtgtttaatattattttaagaaagtttGAGGATTTGTCTGAACTAGCAGCTTCAGAAGTAagagccagcagcagtggggcaccTGATGGCCTGCTGTAGGGCTGCCTTGCCTGGTGTGCTCTGGAATTGCTCTGGATGTGTGTGGTtgagtgtgtctgtgtgggaAGCAAACCCAGTGTCCCCATGTCCTGCAGTGGGGTTAAACATACCCACCTCAGCTGCGTGATCCACACTGTGTCCAGGAGCTGCTGTCCTTGCCAGACTGCTCTTTGGGAGCATTGAGCCACGCACAGCGCTGCTGGAGCACCTCAGCCTCCCTGTGTGTTGGTGGCTTCCGGGCTTTgtatggctgcagctgtgcctcttCCACTTGGACAGGTGGTGGCCACAGCCCCTTCCTCAAGTGTACAGGAATCCTAACAGTGTCAGTGCATGGCAGAAAGTGCAGCGACAGCAGAACCGTGCTTCAGAGGTGACCTTTAGTAGAACAGCAGGGACCGCTGTGCAGGACAGCTTTGGGGCTCTAGAAGTCCACAGACTGCTGAGAGATGAAAGATACACAACAGCTGCAGACAAGAATGACATGGGGCCTCGTCCAGCTGTACCCTCGGCTCGCCCTGCCCAGCAGAAGCACTGCGTACCGGCCAGAAGAATCACCCAGCTCCtttgcagctgtgctgttctgttTGGGAGCAGAACCCGGATGGCCCACATCGGGACATAAAGTGACCGAGGAGCCCCGCTTGCTGTTCTCTGGTGCTGTGAGTGGGATATTTGCCGGGAAGACTGGAAAGATGGTAAATACATATGAAAATTCTCACGACAGCTGCACAGTATCTGATTTTGCTGATGACTGACTGCAATTTACACAGTATTTATCTGGGAGAATTACCAGTTGGGTGCCCAGCACAGAGGTAAATAAAGCAGCCAGTGGTATTTCCAGCCGCCAGGGCAGGTCGCTCAGTGCGAGAAGCCCTGGGTGCTTCAGTGCGTGCCTGCGGGGCCCCACGGACTGCATGCTGCTCTCACCCACTGcaggtgccagcagcagctctgtaggCTGTCCGGCACCACACGTGCCTGGGGCTGCCCGCAGGCCGCACTGTGTGCTGCTCCTGTCCTGGAGTGAGAGCCGGGACGGAGCGCGTCGTGTGGTGGAGCTGCGCGCCGTCAGCGTGAAGCGGAAGGCTGTGTGTGAGCTCTCATTGACcggggctgtgcctgctgcgTTTGGCAGAGCTGTATTGGAACGcgagaaaaaataaaagtttattttacgGGAACAAAAAGGCTCTTTGTCTTCCACACGAAACCCCAACAACAGCTCAGGGTTCGCCCTTTAAAACATGTCCGTTTATAAGCTCAGAGGCCCGCCGCGCGCTGCTCACGACGCCCATGCGGCCCCTGCGTTCCCGGCCCCGGGCGGACGGACGGAGCCGTTACTCAGCGCGCTTCCGGTGCGCGCCGTACTGCGCCGCCTCGGAGCGTTTCCGCCCGGGCCGCGTTGCCCGGGGGACGCGTAAGCGGACGGACCTTCCCGCCCCGCCACCGCCGCTATGGCCgccgggctgctgctgctgctgcgggccTCGCGGCGGCTGCTGGCCGCGGCCGGGACGGGGCGGGTCGCGCCGGgctccgcgccgcgccgcgAGAAGAAGCGGTGGCTCCGCGCCTACCTGGAGCAGCAGCGGTTGCaggcggccccgcggcggcggTGAGAGCCCGCGgggagggcggcgggcgggggaCGCTCGCGGTGCGGAGCCGCCTCGTTCTGACCCCCCTTTCCTTCCTCGCCCGCAGCTCGGAGCAGCCCGGCTGGGATTACCACGCGGAGATCCAGGCGTTCGGCCACCGCCTGCAGGAAAACTTCTCCTTAGATCTCCTCAAAACCGCCTTCGTGAATTCCTGTTACATTAAAAGCGAGGAGGCGAAGCGCCGGGACCTCGGCGTGGACAAAGACGCCGTCGCCCTCAACCTCCGAGACAACGCGGAGCTTTCCGCCCGAGGGATGTCGTTTTCGCGTTCCTACCTGACGCGGAGCTTCGAGGCCGCCTACCCCCGCCTGCCCGCCTCGGGGGTGGCTGCGCTCGTCGCCTTCCTGACCGGGCGGCAGCTCGTGTCCCACGTGGCGCAGAACCTGGCGCTGCC
Above is a window of Gallus gallus isolate bGalGal1 chromosome 9, bGalGal1.mat.broiler.GRCg7b, whole genome shotgun sequence DNA encoding:
- the MRPL44 gene encoding 39S ribosomal protein L44, mitochondrial precursor, which produces MAAGLLLLLRASRRLLAAAGTGRVAPGSAPRREKKRWLRAYLEQQRLQAAPRRRSEQPGWDYHAEIQAFGHRLQENFSLDLLKTAFVNSCYIKSEEAKRRDLGVDKDAVALNLRDNAELSARGMSFSRSYLTRSFEAAYPRLPASGVAALVAFLTGRQLVSHVAQNLALPDLALCAQFPAPPAVLHATFFAVVGALLGSSGPERAGLFVRDFLIPQLIGKDLFEIWEVVNPMGLLVEELAKRNISAPEPRITRQLGVSTVLPLYFVGLYCDKKIIAEGPGETLLAAEEEAARVALRKLYGYTENRRPWDYSKPKEGWTAEKAISSN